From Acinonyx jubatus isolate Ajub_Pintada_27869175 chromosome F2, VMU_Ajub_asm_v1.0, whole genome shotgun sequence, the proteins below share one genomic window:
- the CF2H8orf33 gene encoding UPF0488 protein C8orf33 homolog isoform X1: MAALGHPARETSVAAGPGHSTRSDAAARAHPERGEGDAASKKQKKKKTRNGASVASGGGKVSEKPCSEEAPLSAEAQAEQLARELAWCVEQLELGLKMQRPSQKQKEQALGAIRTLRSERTPLPRKRQLMRSLFGDYRAQMEAERREALRVLRTAARTAQVRPVAEATRRKSGRVCRTRQAGVAKSTLDTPDEEFRFNFF; the protein is encoded by the exons ATGGCG GCCCTAGGACATCCTGCTCGGGAGACATCAGTGGCCGCAGGCCCAG GGCACTCCACACGCAGTGACGCCGCCGCCCGGGCGCACCCCGAACGTGGTGAAGGCGACGCAGCCTCtaagaagcaaaagaagaagaaaacccgGAACGGAGCCTCTGTGGCGAGTGGAGGCGGGAAGGTCTCAGAAAAGCCCTGCTCAGAGGAAGCGCCCCTAAGCGCGGAGGCTCAG GCAGAGCAGCTGGCCCGGGAACTGGCGTGGTGCGTGGAGCAACTGGAGCTGGGCCTCAAGATGCAGAGACCCAGTCAGAAACAGA AAGAGCAGGCTCTTGGGGCAATCCGAACCCTGCGTAGCGAAAGAACCCCCCTGCCCCGGAAGAGGCAGCTGATGCGCTCCTTGTTTGGGGACTACAGGGCTCAGATGGAAGCCGAGCGGCGAGAGGCCCTTCGGGTTCTCAGGACTG CAGCCCGCACAGCCCAGGTGCGGCCTGTAGCTGAGGCCACCAGAAGGAAGAGCGGAAGGGTCTGCAGGACTCGCCAAGCAGGGGTAGCCAAGTCCACCCTGGACACTCCTGATGAAGAGTTCAGGTTCAATTTCTTTTAG
- the CF2H8orf33 gene encoding UPF0488 protein C8orf33 homolog isoform X2: MAVSCAVRPQGSQGLGPLAAPHDPCAAPFLQALGHPARETSVAAGPGHSTRSDAAARAHPERGEGDAASKKQKKKKTRNGASVASGGGKVSEKPCSEEAPLSAEAQAEQLARELAWCVEQLELGLKMQRPSQKQKEQALGAIRTLRSERTPLPRKRQLMRSLFGDYRAQMEAERREALRVLRTAARTAQVRPVAEATRRKSGRVCRTRQAGVAKSTLDTPDEEFRFNFF; encoded by the exons ATGGCGGTGAGCTGCGCGGTGAGACCGCAGGGGTCCCAGGGACTTGGGCCGTTGGCGGCCCCCCATGACCCTTGTGCTGCTCCCTTTCTCCAGGCCCTAGGACATCCTGCTCGGGAGACATCAGTGGCCGCAGGCCCAG GGCACTCCACACGCAGTGACGCCGCCGCCCGGGCGCACCCCGAACGTGGTGAAGGCGACGCAGCCTCtaagaagcaaaagaagaagaaaacccgGAACGGAGCCTCTGTGGCGAGTGGAGGCGGGAAGGTCTCAGAAAAGCCCTGCTCAGAGGAAGCGCCCCTAAGCGCGGAGGCTCAG GCAGAGCAGCTGGCCCGGGAACTGGCGTGGTGCGTGGAGCAACTGGAGCTGGGCCTCAAGATGCAGAGACCCAGTCAGAAACAGA AAGAGCAGGCTCTTGGGGCAATCCGAACCCTGCGTAGCGAAAGAACCCCCCTGCCCCGGAAGAGGCAGCTGATGCGCTCCTTGTTTGGGGACTACAGGGCTCAGATGGAAGCCGAGCGGCGAGAGGCCCTTCGGGTTCTCAGGACTG CAGCCCGCACAGCCCAGGTGCGGCCTGTAGCTGAGGCCACCAGAAGGAAGAGCGGAAGGGTCTGCAGGACTCGCCAAGCAGGGGTAGCCAAGTCCACCCTGGACACTCCTGATGAAGAGTTCAGGTTCAATTTCTTTTAG